The stretch of DNA AAAACTTGATTTGGCGGTAAGGCGTGAACGTGTAGCTTCCGATTTATTCTCCAAAGTATATGTCTCTCCCCGAGCCGAAGAAAGCGACTATAATGATTATATCTCTTTTCTCGAAAACGAGGTGATGCCTGTAAGAGAAAAGAGCTTGTTGTTGTCTGCGCTGTCTCTAAGCCTGTTTCATCGTTTCGACTATAGAAAAGTGCAGGTGTTGATGTACACATCTTTTTCCGACAATATGCAACTGCGGGTAAGGGCTATTGTAGGTCTTGTGATTCTCATGCAAATGTACGATGTGCGTTGGTCTTTGTATCCTGAGTTGCAAAGCCAATTGGATATTATGTCCGAAAATCAGGAATTCCGCAGGGCTGTTCGCCGTGTTGTGATTCAGTTGATTCGTTCGCGCGAGACCGAGCAGATTAGTAAGAAGATCCGGGAGGAGATTCTGCCTGAGATGATGAAATTTAATAATCTGGCGGGTCGCAAACTGAATATGGAAGAGCTGATGGGTGGGGACACAGACTTTTCCGAAAAAAATCCTGAATGGCAAAAGGAACTTGAAGAGTCGGGACTTGGTAAAAAGCTGCAAGAATATTCTAATTTGCAAATGGAAGGAGCCGATGTGTTTCATTCCACTTTTTCTGGATTAAAGCACTTTTCTTTCTTTTCCGAAATAAGCAATTGGTTTATGCCTTTCGATCCTTCATACTCTGAGCTTATGAGCCTGTTTCCCGAAGATAGCGGAAGTAATTTGTTGAAGACCGCCGTTCTCGATTCGGGGCATATGTGCAACTCCGACAAGTATTCTTTTTGCTTAAGCCTGTTACAGATATCTCCTGCGCAACGGGATATGATGATGGGGCGGATGGGTGCCGAATCGGAAGAGATAAAGCAACTGCAAAAAGAGGCGCAGGCCATGAATCCTACTATTGATGATGAGGTTACTTCAAATCAATATATTCAAGACTTGTACCGTTTCTTTAAATTACATCCATATCGCAACAACTTCTTTGATGTATTCAAGCTGAGTTTGAATTTCTATGAAAAGAAATCCATAGCGCCATTGATATCCGATGAAGAAAGTATGAGGAAAATTGCTCAGTATTGCTTCGATAAAAATAATTTCAGTGAGGCATTGGATGTTTTCAATCGCCTGATTGATATTGATAGTCAGAATGATGATATCTGGCAAAAGATAGGATATTGCAAGCAAATGCTGAACAATCAGGACGGTGCTTTGGCTGCATACTTGCAGGCAGATGTGCTGAGACCCGATAATTCGTGGATCATAAGACGTATAGCACAGATATACCGAACATTGAAGAAGCCGGATATGTCATTATACTACTATCAGAAGGCAGCAAAACTGAATCCTGATAATGTAAACACCGAACTGAATATAGGGCATTGCTATCTGGAGATGAACGATTATGAGCAGGCCTTGAATACGTATTTTAAGGTAGAACTATTAGACTCCAAGGGCACAAAAGCGCAACGTCCTATTGCATGGACTGCATTCCTGTTGAGAAAGTACGAGTTAGCTCAGAAATATTACAATCAAATTTTAGAAAGAAAACCTACGATACATGATTTCTTAAATGCCGGACATGTAGACCTTTGCGCCGGTAATATGAAAGAAGCTATCGAGCATTATAAGCAAGCTGTATACAAAGAGAATGACTTCGAGTTGTTTGCAATGTTGTTCGAAGCAGATAGGGAAAGCCTTATGAATCATGGCGTAGACGCAAAAATATTTCCATTCTTATTCGATCAGATCAAATACGGAGTCGGATAAATAGAAGGTGTTTTTGAATAAAATACATTGTTTAATCGTCATCTATAAAAGCCATATAGCTTAACTTACATTAATTACGATTCTTCTGTAAGCGGTTAAAGTAGGAGTTCCATTGTCAGTTAACTCGAGTATAACATGTATCGTCTTGCCCGACGCATCGGAAGGTATGGCTACTTTGCAGGAGTATGCGTTAGTATTTTCTATATTCACTGAACCTTTGTATGTACTAGGCTCGCTATATACGAACCATTTATAATCTAATCGATCACCATCGGGATCTGTCGATTCCGAGGCATCAAAAATCAGATAATCTCCTGCTTTTGCATTTCTATAGATACATTTCAGTGAGTTATCTCCTTCTATCGTTGCTTTAGGGTGATGATTTACCTCAGAATAGTTGCTTGTCGTTGTCCACAGCATACGGGCTGCAAAATTATTCCAGATGTGTTCTTTCCATTTATTTATAGCTCCGATACCCTCTTTGCTGCTTCCATACATATAATAGGGATCGTATTGGGTTTCGTCTTTTCCACTTTTCTCAATGAAATCCATACCGCGTATCCCCATCTGCTTTTCTTTATAGAAACGTCCTCCCCAACCGCCATAGTCGATTTCTTCGGGTACATTCAATCCATTGGCGTACACATAAAAGAAAGAAGGAGAATCACCCTCAGGTGCCCAGATACGATTAGGATAATGACTTCCTAACGGTTTGCGGCTTTGAATGTTTTCCCTGATCCAATTGTCAGAAGGTCCCCAACCGTATACTTGCTTATTGCGGATGTATATAATATTTGGAAATTTTTTGGCTATCCATGCACCTGCATCATCTTGCCCCAGTATATCGTAAATCCGTATTTTATCGGCAAAGGCTTTGAACTCTTTTTTACTCCGTGTATGCTCCACTTTCCATAATGCTTGTGCTATCGTGTTCATTCCACCCCAGGCGGCAAGCCATACGGGGCGATTGTCATCTCTTTTGTCAACGGCTTTGATAATGAGTTCTGACCCCGGCGAATCTTTCCCATCACCCACGCCGGCCATGTTGGAATATTCTTGTCCTCTTTTTATAATTGATAGAAGGTAATCTATCTCCGGATAGCCTTCCGCATGTATCTTTAAACGGGGTAAAACTTCACCGAAAGATTCGACAAGCTGCTTTATATAAGCGGTTTTATCCGGATCGTCTACCCATACCTGAGAACTGATCAGTCCTTCTATATTGATCATATTGGAGCATACCAACAAATGGATCATGGATTGGACGTCATCCGGATCGGTACCCCCAAGGTCTGTAGTAACAATTAATCTATGCTTATCGCTAGGATGAATCTGGGCTAAACAATATTCGCCTAATAGAAACAATGCTAAAGAGAAAAAGATTATTCTATTCATGGTATTTGGAGAAAATAATTTTAAACTGTAAATTTAATTTCTAGCTTTGGGTTGCACAAATTGATTTTTGTTTAAAACATGTCATATCCCGAGAAATTAAATACGTTTAATCAAAATAGAGAGAACTTTACTCCTTATGGTTTAACGTGTGAATTATGGACTCCCAGTTTGATGCCAAAACCAGACAGGCATAATGAAATAGAACTAAATTACTTCCCCTCAGGGAATATAACATATCTATTTCAAGACCGTAAAGTAATTGTCCCCTCCAAAAGGTTGGTGCTGTTTTGGGGACTTATTCCTCATCAAATCATAGGTTACGAAGGAGATAAACCCTACTATGTTTGTACAATACCTCTGACACAGTTTTTATTATGGAAATTTCCGCCGTCTTTCATAGATGAGATATTTAAAGGGAAAGTCTTTATTGAGACAAGAAGCCACTTCTCTATTCACGATGAGTTTATGATAAAGAACTGGTTAAGTGACATAAAGGAAAGCAATGGTGTTGAACTTATTTCTTTAGAAATGCATGCGCGTTTACTCAGAATGTCAAATAATGTTAGTTCGCATGAGAAGAAATCTTCAAATTTTATACCTGGGCTAAGTTTAATAGAGCGAATCGTTGTTTATATTTCTCAGAATTATTCTCAACCTCTTAATGTGTCGGAAATAGGAAAGGCTGTCGGACTGCATCCGGATTATGCTAATTCTATCTTTAAGAAGGCATTCGGTTGTACGTTGTATGAATATGTGATTCAAGAACGAATTGCCCATGCTCAAAGGAAACTTGTGTTGTCAGATCTAAGTATCACCGAAATTGCATTTGATTGTGGATTCAATTCGATTAGCCGCTTTTTACTTTATAATATAATTAGTTTGTTAGAGTAGTTTTCCGCTTAAGAACATCGCTGCAATAGAGAAATAGATAATCAGTCCGGTAACATCTACCAGCGTTGCTACAAACGGAGCCGATGCAGTAGCGGGGTCTAATCCTATTTTTTTTAGCAGGAGGGGGATCATCGAACCGGAGAATGTGCCCCACAAAACAATGAATATGAGCGAAACGGACACACTCAAAGCAACCCATACCCAATATTCACCATAGTCGTATAAGCCCAGTTCTTGCCATATAAATATTCGGGTAAAACCTATTACACCGAGGATAGAACCCAAAAGCAGACCTGATAAAATCTCTTTTCTCATCACATACCACCAGTTCTTGAGCTTTAGTTCGCCCAGAGCCAATGCGCGGATAATAAGACTGGCAGCCTGCGAGCCCGAGTTACCCCCGCTTGAAATGATCAGTGGAACAAACAAGGCCAATACTACGGCTTTCTCTATCTCTTCGTCGAAGTGCCCCATTGCTGATGCTGTGAGCATCTCTCCTAAAAAGAGGACAACTAGCCATCCGGCACGTTTTCTGACCATTTCAGTCAGTGATGTTTTGGTATATGAGAGGTCTAGCCCTTCTGTACCCCCAAACTTTTGGAAGTCTTCTGTGCTTTCTTCTTCTGCTACATCCATTACGTCGTCGATGGTAACAATGCCCAGCAGTGTGCCGTTGGTGTCGGTTACGGGTAAGGCTACACGGTCGTGGTCGGAGAATATTTTTACGGCAACCTCCTGGTCGTCGTATGCGTTAAGCGAGATTAAACGATTGTCGCTAAGCTCGCCGATGGTCTGGTTGGCAGAAGCCAAAATTATTTCCTTGATGCGGATATCGGCGATAAGCTTCCAATTATCATCTACGATGTATATTACATTCAGTGTTTCGGAGTCTCGTCCGAACTTGCGGATATGGTTTATAGCCTGTTCTACTGTGTAGTATGGTCTTACTGCGACGTATTCGGGTGTCATCAGACGTCCGATACTATCTTTGGGGAAGCCTAATAGTTTGGTGGTGATTTCTCTTTCTTCGTCCGATAATATCTGCATCAGACGCTGGCTTACTTCGCCCGGCAGTTCTTCAAAGAAGGCTGTACGGTCGTCCGGATCAAGATCATTAAGAAGAGATGTTACTACATTGATGTTAACAGCCAGTCCTTCGATTATATCTTCTTTTTCGTCGTGAGAAAGGCGTTTGAAAGTTTCCTTTGCCAATTCTTGTGGCAAGAGGCGGAATAAAATGATCTGATCAGACTTTGGTATGTCTGCAATGATTTCTGCTATCTGAACAGAATCGAGGTTGTTAAGTTCTTGTTTTACGATTTTCCAGCTTTTGTCTTCAATAAGCTGTTGGAGGCGGATTATTATTTCACTCATGATGCAATCTCCTTACTTTATCTCTGTAAGGAAATCACAATAAGACCCTTTACAGAGAGGTTAATACTTTAGTTTTGTTTCTGTAACTCGGATACGGGTCTTCGTCCATGATTTTTAATTTTTAGTGAATACTAGCCCAAATGAGTAGGGGGCGTTAAAACCGCTGCAAAAGTAATACTTTCTTCGAGAACCGCCAAAAAGAACTTTTCTTAAATGGATGCAATACGGAGTGATTAGGTTTTATTATACTTTATTATGTTTTTAGTATTCACCTATTTAGTTTTGTGTGAATAATCAATAGGTTAAAGAATATGATTAGCGGGTGTATAGCAAAAGACTATATTTCTTATATCTTCTTGCCCCCTCAAAGCAAAAAATTGTTATTTTTGTTATTCGCATTTTTGTTTAGATCAATATAAAACTAAAATAAAGAAGAAAGCATGGAAAACAGTGAATTGCTGGCACAGGTAACAGCTAAAGCAAAAACATGGTTGTCGGAAAAATACGATGCCGATACACGAAAAGAAGTTCAGGCATTGTTAGATCAAGAAGATAAAACGGAGCTTATAGAATCTTTTTACAAAGACCTTGAATTTGGAACAGGAGGTCTTCGCGGAATTATGGGTGTGGGTACCAACCGCGTGAATATATATACAATCGGAGGTGCAACACAAGGGCTGGCTAATTATCTATTGAAGGAGTTTTCTTCATTAAAAGAAATAAAAGTAGTCATCGGCCACGATTGTCGTAACAATAGCCGTTTGTATGCTGAAATTTCGGCAGATATTTTTGCTGCAAACGGAATCAAGGCATATCTGTTCGAAGACTTACGACCTACTCCCGAAATTTCGTATGCTATCCGCAAGCTAGGCTGTCAGAGTGGTATAATGATTACAGCTTCTCACAACCCGAAAGTATATAACGGCTATAAGGTATACTGGGAAGACGGTGCGCAGGTTATCCCTCCGCATGATAAGAGCATTATCGCTGAGGTGAACAGAGTGAAAGTGGATCAGATCAAATTTAAAGGCGGTGATAAAAAGCTGATCGAAATACTCGGCAAGGATATGGACAATGCCTATATACAGGACTTGAAAACATTGCTTCTTTCTCCCGATTCGATCAAGCGTCATGCAAATATCGGTATTGTTTATACGCCTCTGCATGGTACCGGATTTACAATTATCCCTAAAGCACTAAAAGAATGTGGGTTTACCAATATTATCAACGTACCCGAACAGGATGTGTTGAGTGGCGATTTCCCTACAGTAATATCTCCAAACCCTGAAGATCCTGCCGCTATGGCATTGGCTGTGAAAAAAGCAGAAGAAACAAAAGCCGAGTTGGTATTTGCTACCGACCCTGATGCTGACCGTTTTGGTGCAGGTATCCGCAATGATAAAGGAGAATTTATCTTGCTCAACGGTAACCAAACGATGCTTATCCTTATCTACTATATAATCACACGCCGTAAGGAATTGGGTTTGCTCTCAAAGAAAGACTATACAGTACGTACAATCGTAACCAGTGCTTTGACTCAGGTTGTATCTGAGAAGAATGGCGTGGAGATGTTTGAGTGCTACACCGGCTTTAAATGGATAGCTGCTGTAATGCGTGAGCTGGAAGGCAAGCGTAATTATATAGGTGGGGGTGAAGAAAGTTACGGATTCTTAGCCGAAGACTTTGTGCGTGATAAGGATTCTGTTTCTGCTGCCATCTTGTTTGGTGAAATCGCCGCATGGGCAAAAGACAACGGAAAAACATTGTACGAAATGCTTCAGGACATCTATGTGGAATATGGTTTCTCTAAAGAGAAAGGTATTTCGGTAACGAAAGAAGGTAGGAGCGGTGCTGAAGAAATAGAAGCGATGATGAAGAATTTCAGAGAAAATCCCATCAAAGAAATAGCCGCCTCGAAAGTGATATTGATCAAAGACTTTGTGACATTGAAGGCACAAGATTTTAGCATCAATGAAGAATATACTCTCGAGATGCCTACAACTTCGAACGTACTTCAATACTTTACTCAGGATAAAACGAAAGTTTCAATCCGTCCTTCGGGAACAGAACCGAAGATAAAGTTCTACATTGAAGTGCAGGATAAGTTGAAATCACGTGAAGAATACGATGCAGTGAATGCTGCTACTGAAAAGAAAATAGAACAAGTATGTAAAGATTTGGGTATATAAGAATTGCCCGAAGAATGAATATAAAGCACCTCTAAGTCTATAAATCAGACTTAGAGGTGCTTTTCGTATATGCGTATGTAGGGACAGTGGCTTGTGGTTGCCCGGATATAAATGGGCAGGAACAAGCCATTGCTCCTACTTCCAAAACACAATTTATTATACTGGATAAAACGAACGATCTCGTATGAAAAATTTCAACATAGAATAGCAAGACCCCTGTTTTCCTTTCAAAATGACCCTTTATCATTTTTGTCCAATTTTATCTATTATAGTAATCAAGAATAATTACTGGCTTATGCTCTTTTTGTAATGCTGAGGCAACGAAGTATACCGACCCTTTAAAGACTCGGGATGATAAAAAGGCGACAATAAATTTATTCCTAGCACTTAATTTATAATAGATATGGCAAAGTACACAGAGCAATTGGTAGAAAGGATAATTTCTTTTATCGAAGAAGATACATATAGTATTTCGGAAATATGTAATGCATTGAATATAAATCGAAAAACATTCTATGAATGGCGGAGAACAAAACCCGAGTTTAACGAGGCAGTTGAAAGAGCGATGGAATGTCGAGACGACAAACTCTTGATGGTGGCACGCAATTCGCTGAAGAAGAAGCTGGAAGGCTATACCCTCACCGAAACCCGAACTATTTATGTCCCCGATAAGAACAATCCTGAAAAGTTAGTCTTAAAATCCCGGACTGTCAGGCAAAAGGAATATGCTCCGGATACCCATGCCATAAAACTGGTATTGTTGCAAAATGAAGCCAAAGAAGAGAAAGCGGCAGAGTATAAGCAAGAACCTGCTTTAACAATCGTGGTGCGCGATTCTACCACAGCAGAGAGTCTAAATCTTTTGCGTGAAAATCTTAGAAATAGTCATTCGGTAGAACAAAAGAAAAAGGAGGAAGCGGTTGTAGACGATCAGCCAATGAAACAGGCAGATAAACCCTTATCAATAAAGGAAGCTGATACGGAGGTAGAGACTCAGCCAAAGAAAAAATCAAAACACGTTACCATTCCCAATCTGAACACAGGGCCGTTGCCTCCCGGATACCGTTACAGAGGGTGACGACTGAAAAAGGGGGATATGTGTTACTTTTGTTACTTTTTATAGAAATAGTTTGAGGAATAAGACAAAGCGAGGTGAAAATATAGATTATCTCAATCGATAGAGTCGTCGAACTCCCGTTCCATATCCATCAACTCTCTTTTTATTTGTTCCAGTTTTTGGATAACCTGAATTTTGCGGGCTTCTTCGTCTTTTTTCTGTCTTAGGGCCTGGCGTGCACCTTCGAGAGTAAGACCTTTTTCTCTTACTAAATGATAAACGATGGCAATGTTTTCGATGTCGGCTTTTGTGTACTGGCGTGTACCACCTTCCGTTTTCCTTGGTCTGATGATGTCAAACTCACCTTCCCAAAAACGGAGCAGCGATTCGTTCACTTTAAAGTGCGAAGCAACTTCTCGCAGGGAGTAGTATAGGCGGTTACTATTTTCGAAATCGATTTTCATAGCAGCATCAATCCATTACCTGTCCGTGGTTAGCGGCAATTTGTAACATCTTATCATACTCTGCAGGAGAGAGATCCATAAAGTAGTATTTGGCCGGATTGTCGGGCTGACCTTTTACGTGTACCTCGTAGTGCAAGTGCGGGCCTGTCGATTTTCCGGTGTTACCCACTTCTCCGATCAGCTCGCCACGGGTAACCTTTTGTCCCGGGCGTACTTTGTATTCGTTGAGGTGAGCATATAACGTTTCATAGCCATAGCCATGACTGATCATAATACATTTACCATATCCCTGCTTCCAGCCTACCTCTATTATTGTACCATCGCCGGTCGCATACACGGGTGTTCCTATATTTGCGGCAAAGTCCATTCCTGCATGAAAGCGAGCTGTACCATAAATAGGGTCGATGCGTGTGCCGTATCCCGAGGCTACTTGTTTCAGGTATCTGTCGGGTACAGGTTGTATGCTTGGTATATGTTTCAGACGATCTTTTTGGCTTTTGGCAAGACTGAGCACTTCATCAAACGAGTTAGACTGTATATAGATTTGCTTTTCGATGAAGTCCATCTTCTTTGTAGTTTGTATAATCAGATCCGGGCTTTTCAACTCCATCAGGTAATCGTACCTTCCGATACCTCCGACTCCCGAACTTCGGATAGAGGAGGGGATAGGGTCTGCATGGAATATTGCCCTGTAGAGATTGTCGTCTCGTTGCTGTATATCTCCGATCACGTTTATAACTTCGTCCATCCGCTTAGAAAGGACTTCGTACTGCGCACGGATCAGTTCATCCTCTTTCTTCTGGGCTTTATCCCAAGGCGTATCGAAGAAATAGGTAACTACTATCAGACCGACTATACCAACTACAATACCCGATATCAGGTGACGGAAAACCACAATTATCCTATCTTTGCGGCTAGGATAAATTCTGTCATATGTGAGTGTTTGCGGATTGTATCTATAATATACTTTTCGCTTCATTTTATGGTTCCTGTCATTTTTATTTTCGCGAGTTCGACAAAAGTAAAGTTTTTGCGCTATTTTTGCAAATTGATTATAATAAAGAAACAGAAATTAATGTGGCAACATGAAAATGTGAAAATTAGCAAACAGTTAGGAGTGTATCCGATGTCTGCTAATTTGCTAATTTACTAATTTTAAAAATATGATGACTTCTAAAGAAATTCGTGAATCGTTTAAATCCTTCTTTGCATCTAAAGAGCACAAAATTGTACCATCGGCACCGATGGTGATCAAGGGTGACCCTACACTGATGTTTACTAATGCGGGTATGAACCAGTTTAAAGATGTTATTCTGGGTAATGCGCCAATCAAGTATGCACGTGTAGCCGATTCTCAAAAATGCCTTCGAGTAAGTGGGAAGCATAACGATTTGGAAGAGGTAGGGCACGATACTTACCATCACACGATGTTCGAAATGCTTGGAAACTGGTCTTTTGGAGACTATTTCAAAAAAGAGGCAATCGAATGGGCGTGGGAATATCTGACAGAAGTTTTGGCATTAGATAAAAACCGTCTCTATGTTACTGTTTTCGAAGGCAGCCCTTCCGAAGGCTTGTCTCGTGACGATGAAGCAGCAGCCTATTGGGAAAAGTATTTACCGGTAGACCGGATTATCAATGGCAACAAGAAAGATAACTTTTGGGAAATGGGTGATACCGGTCCTTGTGGTCCCTGCTCCGAAATACATATAGATTTACGTTCGGATGAAGAACGTGCGAAAGTTGACGGGCTGACTTTGGTGAATCAGAGTGATCCTCAGGTTGTAGAAATCTGGAACCTCGTGTTTATGCAATACAACCGTAAAGCCGACAAGTCGCTTGATCCGCTTCCTGCTAAAGTGATTGATACAGGGATGGGATTCGAACGTTTGTGTATGGCTGTTCAAGGTAAGACATCGAACTATGATACAGATGTATTCCAGACTATAATAAAGGCTCTTGGCGCGTTGGCTAACACTACATACGGTGACGATACGAAGAAAGACATTGCAATGCGTGTGATAGCTGATCATGTGCGTACTATCGCATTTTCCATAACAGACGGGCAGTTGCCATCGAATGCCAAAGCGGGATATGTGATTCGTCGTATTCTTCGCCGTGCCGTTCGTTATGGATATACGTTCCTTGATCAGCACAAGTCGTTTATGTATAAGCTGCTACCTGCATTGATAGAAACAATGGGAGATGCTTATCCTGAGCTTATCCAACAGCAGACGCTGATTGAAAAAGTAATGAAGGAAGAAGAAGAGTCTTTCTTGCGTACATTAGAGACTGGTATAAAACTACTCGACAAGCAAATAGCTGATACAAAAGCAAAAGGATTGACAGTACTAAGCGGTATTGAAGCCTTTACCTTATATGATACATACGGATTTCCTCTCGACCTTACAGAGCTGATTCTGAAAGAGAATGACATGTCTGTAGATGAAGCCGGCTTTAAGGCAGAGATGCAAAAACAAAAAGACCGTGCCCGCAATGCCGCAGCAGTAGAAACAGAAGACTGGGTGACATTGAAAGACGGTGATCCAGAGTTTGTAGGTTATGACTTCACTGAATGTGAAACCGAAATATTACGTTACCGTAAGGTAAAACAAAAGAATAGCGAGTTTTATCAGATTGTACTGAGTCGCACTCCATTCTATGCTGAAATGGGAGGACAGGTAGGTGATAGTGGTTGGTTGGCAACCGATGACGAAACAATCGAAATATCGGATACTAAGCGTGAAAATAATCTGGCAGTACATTTGTCTAATAAGCTTCCTCAAGATCTGACAGCTACATTTATAGCCCGTATCAATCTGAAGAACCGTACAGCAACAGAGTGCAACCATACTGCAACGCACTTGTTGCACGAAGGACTGCGTGAAATACTGGGTAGTCACGTAGAACAAAAGGGGTCGTATGTATCTCCATCTGTTCTTCGCTTCGACTTCTCTCATTTCCAAAAGTTGACAGACAAGGAGATTCGTGAAGTAGAACGTTATGTGACAGGTAAGATCAGAGAGAACATCATTCGTGAGGAAATGCGTCATGTACCTATTGCCGAAGCGAAAGAAATGGGTGCGATGGCTCTATTTGGCGAAAAGTATGGTGAAGATGTACGTGTAATACGCTTTGGCGATTCAGTAGAACTTTGTGGAGGTACTCATATATCTTCTACAGGACGTATCGGTTCGTTCCGTATTATCAACGAGAGTTCGATTGCTGCCGGTATCCGCCGTATAGAAGCAATTACGGCTGAGGCTTGCGAAGACTACTT from Dysgonomonas mossii encodes:
- the mgtE gene encoding magnesium transporter, with the translated sequence MSEIIIRLQQLIEDKSWKIVKQELNNLDSVQIAEIIADIPKSDQIILFRLLPQELAKETFKRLSHDEKEDIIEGLAVNINVVTSLLNDLDPDDRTAFFEELPGEVSQRLMQILSDEEREITTKLLGFPKDSIGRLMTPEYVAVRPYYTVEQAINHIRKFGRDSETLNVIYIVDDNWKLIADIRIKEIILASANQTIGELSDNRLISLNAYDDQEVAVKIFSDHDRVALPVTDTNGTLLGIVTIDDVMDVAEEESTEDFQKFGGTEGLDLSYTKTSLTEMVRKRAGWLVVLFLGEMLTASAMGHFDEEIEKAVVLALFVPLIISSGGNSGSQAASLIIRALALGELKLKNWWYVMRKEILSGLLLGSILGVIGFTRIFIWQELGLYDYGEYWVWVALSVSVSLIFIVLWGTFSGSMIPLLLKKIGLDPATASAPFVATLVDVTGLIIYFSIAAMFLSGKLL
- a CDS encoding MerR family transcriptional regulator; this translates as MKIDFENSNRLYYSLREVASHFKVNESLLRFWEGEFDIIRPRKTEGGTRQYTKADIENIAIVYHLVREKGLTLEGARQALRQKKDEEARKIQVIQKLEQIKRELMDMEREFDDSID
- a CDS encoding helix-turn-helix domain-containing protein, which encodes MSYPEKLNTFNQNRENFTPYGLTCELWTPSLMPKPDRHNEIELNYFPSGNITYLFQDRKVIVPSKRLVLFWGLIPHQIIGYEGDKPYYVCTIPLTQFLLWKFPPSFIDEIFKGKVFIETRSHFSIHDEFMIKNWLSDIKESNGVELISLEMHARLLRMSNNVSSHEKKSSNFIPGLSLIERIVVYISQNYSQPLNVSEIGKAVGLHPDYANSIFKKAFGCTLYEYVIQERIAHAQRKLVLSDLSITEIAFDCGFNSISRFLLYNIISLLE
- a CDS encoding tetratricopeptide repeat protein — its product is MNSRDIIALKKEILQNLSKRQLKDVFESLTKLVVNLQDWKVSETLSELETNYKYMLHYLFEGVEDTERDNVYRNLLRSLYELTDDVADELLNIESTNIFYEKYRINRLKTNTLPDYLKELKDISDSMSIVDLLEAGEEKNQRKLDLAVRRERVASDLFSKVYVSPRAEESDYNDYISFLENEVMPVREKSLLLSALSLSLFHRFDYRKVQVLMYTSFSDNMQLRVRAIVGLVILMQMYDVRWSLYPELQSQLDIMSENQEFRRAVRRVVIQLIRSRETEQISKKIREEILPEMMKFNNLAGRKLNMEELMGGDTDFSEKNPEWQKELEESGLGKKLQEYSNLQMEGADVFHSTFSGLKHFSFFSEISNWFMPFDPSYSELMSLFPEDSGSNLLKTAVLDSGHMCNSDKYSFCLSLLQISPAQRDMMMGRMGAESEEIKQLQKEAQAMNPTIDDEVTSNQYIQDLYRFFKLHPYRNNFFDVFKLSLNFYEKKSIAPLISDEESMRKIAQYCFDKNNFSEALDVFNRLIDIDSQNDDIWQKIGYCKQMLNNQDGALAAYLQADVLRPDNSWIIRRIAQIYRTLKKPDMSLYYYQKAAKLNPDNVNTELNIGHCYLEMNDYEQALNTYFKVELLDSKGTKAQRPIAWTAFLLRKYELAQKYYNQILERKPTIHDFLNAGHVDLCAGNMKEAIEHYKQAVYKENDFELFAMLFEADRESLMNHGVDAKIFPFLFDQIKYGVG
- a CDS encoding phospho-sugar mutase, with protein sequence MENSELLAQVTAKAKTWLSEKYDADTRKEVQALLDQEDKTELIESFYKDLEFGTGGLRGIMGVGTNRVNIYTIGGATQGLANYLLKEFSSLKEIKVVIGHDCRNNSRLYAEISADIFAANGIKAYLFEDLRPTPEISYAIRKLGCQSGIMITASHNPKVYNGYKVYWEDGAQVIPPHDKSIIAEVNRVKVDQIKFKGGDKKLIEILGKDMDNAYIQDLKTLLLSPDSIKRHANIGIVYTPLHGTGFTIIPKALKECGFTNIINVPEQDVLSGDFPTVISPNPEDPAAMALAVKKAEETKAELVFATDPDADRFGAGIRNDKGEFILLNGNQTMLILIYYIITRRKELGLLSKKDYTVRTIVTSALTQVVSEKNGVEMFECYTGFKWIAAVMRELEGKRNYIGGGEESYGFLAEDFVRDKDSVSAAILFGEIAAWAKDNGKTLYEMLQDIYVEYGFSKEKGISVTKEGRSGAEEIEAMMKNFRENPIKEIAASKVILIKDFVTLKAQDFSINEEYTLEMPTTSNVLQYFTQDKTKVSIRPSGTEPKIKFYIEVQDKLKSREEYDAVNAATEKKIEQVCKDLGI
- a CDS encoding M23 family metallopeptidase, with translation MKRKVYYRYNPQTLTYDRIYPSRKDRIIVVFRHLISGIVVGIVGLIVVTYFFDTPWDKAQKKEDELIRAQYEVLSKRMDEVINVIGDIQQRDDNLYRAIFHADPIPSSIRSSGVGGIGRYDYLMELKSPDLIIQTTKKMDFIEKQIYIQSNSFDEVLSLAKSQKDRLKHIPSIQPVPDRYLKQVASGYGTRIDPIYGTARFHAGMDFAANIGTPVYATGDGTIIEVGWKQGYGKCIMISHGYGYETLYAHLNEYKVRPGQKVTRGELIGEVGNTGKSTGPHLHYEVHVKGQPDNPAKYYFMDLSPAEYDKMLQIAANHGQVMD
- a CDS encoding bacteriophage terminase small subunit, with amino-acid sequence MAKYTEQLVERIISFIEEDTYSISEICNALNINRKTFYEWRRTKPEFNEAVERAMECRDDKLLMVARNSLKKKLEGYTLTETRTIYVPDKNNPEKLVLKSRTVRQKEYAPDTHAIKLVLLQNEAKEEKAAEYKQEPALTIVVRDSTTAESLNLLRENLRNSHSVEQKKKEEAVVDDQPMKQADKPLSIKEADTEVETQPKKKSKHVTIPNLNTGPLPPGYRYRG
- a CDS encoding nucleoside hydrolase-like domain-containing protein, coding for MNRIIFFSLALFLLGEYCLAQIHPSDKHRLIVTTDLGGTDPDDVQSMIHLLVCSNMINIEGLISSQVWVDDPDKTAYIKQLVESFGEVLPRLKIHAEGYPEIDYLLSIIKRGQEYSNMAGVGDGKDSPGSELIIKAVDKRDDNRPVWLAAWGGMNTIAQALWKVEHTRSKKEFKAFADKIRIYDILGQDDAGAWIAKKFPNIIYIRNKQVYGWGPSDNWIRENIQSRKPLGSHYPNRIWAPEGDSPSFFYVYANGLNVPEEIDYGGWGGRFYKEKQMGIRGMDFIEKSGKDETQYDPYYMYGSSKEGIGAINKWKEHIWNNFAARMLWTTTSNYSEVNHHPKATIEGDNSLKCIYRNAKAGDYLIFDASESTDPDGDRLDYKWFVYSEPSTYKGSVNIENTNAYSCKVAIPSDASGKTIHVILELTDNGTPTLTAYRRIVINVS